From a region of the Ficedula albicollis isolate OC2 chromosome 1A, FicAlb1.5, whole genome shotgun sequence genome:
- the MFNG gene encoding beta-1,3-N-acetylglucosaminyltransferase manic fringe: MGRRLIRGVSGAALFLASVALLSMRHRAAREAAPYPAIGEGMLERPGQQSEGSPAGAGGGGHKDPKLHPPEVHRAEGGLTLEDIFIAVKTTKRFHQSRMELLLDTWISQASEQTYIFTDEEDDTLKRRMGGRVIFTNCSAEHSHLALSCKMAAEFDAFLASGLSWFCHLDDDNYLNPRALLKLLSSYAETWDVYLGKPSLNRPIRASETLPNNQTKSVRFWFATGGAGFCISRKLARKMVPWASGRNFLSTSELIRLPDDCTVGYIIECKVGGQLTPSALFHSHLESLQLIPTSQLTQQVTLSYGVFENKLNVIELSGPFSPQEDPSRFRSLHCHLYPDTSWCLQAVGW, translated from the exons ATGGGCCGTCGGCTCATCCGTGGTGTCTCCGGAGCCGCGCTCTTCCTCGCCAGCGTGGCTCTCCTCTCCATGCGGCACCGTGCGGCTCGGGAAGCTGCCCCGTACCCGGCGATCGGGGAGGGGATGTTGGAGaggccagggcagcagagcgaagggagcccagcaggagctggtggcgGGGGGCACAAGGACCCCAAGCTCCATCCTCCGGAGGtacacagggctgaggggggCCTGACGCTTGAGGACATTTTCATAGCTGTGAAGACGACCAAGAGGTTTCACCAGAGCCggatggagctgctcttggACACGTGGATATCCCAGGCCAGCGAACAG ACCTACATCTTCACCGATGAAGAAGATGATACCTTGAAAAGGAGAATGG GTGGCCGTGTGATCTTCACCAACTGCTCTGCCGAGCACAGCCACCTGGCCCTGTCCTGCAAGATGGCTGCAGAGTTCGACGCCTTCCTGGCCAGTGGCCTGAG ctggttttgccACTTGGATGATGACAACTACCTGAACCCTCGGGCGCTCCTGAAGCTCTTGTCCTCCTACGCGGAGACGTGGGATGTTTACCTGGGCAAACCCAGCCTGAACCGACCCATCAGGGCCTCTGAAACGCTGCCAAACAACCAGACG AAATCCGTGCGCTTCTGGTTTGCCACGGGAGGGGCTGGGTTCTGCATCAGCCGCAAGCTGGCAAGGAAGATGGTGCCCTgggccag TGGCAGGAACTTCCTGAGCACTTCCGAGCTCATCCGCCTGCCAGATGACTGCACCGTGGGTTACATCATTGAGTGCAAAGTCGGTGGGCAGCTGACTCCCAGTGCACTCTTCCACTCCCACCTGGAGAGCCTGCAGCTCATCCCCACCTCTCAGCTTACACAGCAG GTCACCCTCAGCTATGGTGTGTTTGAGAACAAACTCAATGTCATTGAGCTCAGTGGCCCCTTCTCACCTCAGGAGGATCCCTCAAG GTTTCGATCACTCCACTGCCACCTCTATCCTGACACCTCCTGGTGCCTGCAGGCTGTTGGCTGGTGA